In Candidatus Nitrosarchaeum limnium SFB1, the following proteins share a genomic window:
- a CDS encoding ELP3 family histone acetyltransferase, which yields MNKLDMLFSTACTEITQNLLTIKEPTKKQVKAEIKKICAKYALERIPRNHEILSTVKDEDFFKLQKVLIKKPIKTASGVSIIALMPKPYACPHGRCTYCPGGIEYNSPNSYTGKEPSTLNAIQNEYDPKLQIISKIEKLIAFGHDPSKMEIVIVGGTFLFMPKDYQENFIKSCYDALNGVDSKNLEEAKSNNEHAKIRNVGFTIETKPDYCKQKHVDMMLDYGITRIEIGVQSLQERIYKIVNRGHDYNDVVESFQISKDAGYKIVAHMMPGLPTMTPEGDIEDFKKLFEDTSLKPDMLKIYPSLVIENTPLYDEYKRKEYTPYSDEDMIRVLTEVKKNIPKWVRIMRVQREISANEIIAGPKSGNLRQIVHQNLSKQGISCKCIRCREAGLSTKKAPTAEPKLTRIDYESSGGNEVFLSYEDTNDSIYGFLRLRKPSILAHRKEIGRDSCIVRELHVYGKSLKIGERGEKEIQHSGFGKNLMKEAEKISKEEFDSKKLLVISAVGTREYYQKLGYSLYGPYMTKSLN from the coding sequence ATGAATAAACTAGATATGCTATTTTCAACGGCATGTACTGAAATTACACAGAATCTTCTGACAATCAAAGAGCCAACCAAAAAACAAGTAAAGGCTGAAATTAAAAAAATATGTGCAAAATATGCTCTTGAAAGAATTCCAAGGAATCACGAAATTTTATCCACAGTAAAAGATGAAGATTTTTTTAAATTACAAAAGGTGCTGATAAAAAAACCAATCAAAACGGCATCAGGAGTATCAATAATTGCATTAATGCCAAAACCTTATGCATGTCCACATGGAAGATGCACTTACTGTCCGGGGGGGATTGAGTATAATTCGCCTAATAGCTATACAGGAAAAGAGCCATCAACACTTAACGCAATACAAAATGAATATGATCCTAAATTACAAATTATATCAAAAATTGAAAAATTAATTGCGTTTGGTCATGATCCATCAAAAATGGAGATAGTGATTGTAGGGGGAACATTTCTATTTATGCCAAAAGATTACCAAGAGAATTTTATCAAATCATGTTATGATGCATTAAATGGAGTTGATTCAAAGAATCTAGAAGAAGCCAAATCAAACAATGAACATGCAAAAATAAGAAATGTGGGATTTACAATTGAAACAAAACCTGACTATTGTAAACAAAAACATGTTGATATGATGTTAGATTACGGAATTACCAGAATAGAGATAGGAGTACAATCATTACAAGAAAGAATTTACAAAATTGTCAACAGAGGACATGATTACAATGATGTCGTTGAATCATTTCAAATTTCAAAAGATGCAGGATATAAAATAGTGGCACACATGATGCCAGGACTACCTACTATGACTCCAGAAGGAGACATTGAAGATTTCAAAAAGTTGTTTGAAGATACTAGTCTCAAACCAGACATGTTAAAGATCTATCCTTCACTTGTAATTGAAAATACCCCACTCTATGATGAATACAAACGTAAAGAGTACACACCGTATTCAGATGAAGATATGATAAGGGTTTTAACAGAAGTTAAGAAAAATATCCCAAAATGGGTTCGAATTATGAGAGTACAAAGAGAGATATCAGCAAATGAGATCATCGCAGGACCAAAATCAGGAAATCTAAGACAGATAGTGCATCAAAATTTAAGCAAACAAGGAATTTCATGCAAATGTATCAGATGCAGAGAAGCAGGGTTGTCAACCAAAAAGGCACCTACTGCAGAACCAAAATTAACTAGAATTGATTATGAATCGTCTGGAGGTAATGAAGTGTTTTTGTCATACGAGGACACAAATGATTCAATTTATGGATTTTTGAGATTGAGAAAACCAAGTATTCTTGCACATAGAAAAGAGATTGGCAGAGATTCATGTATAGTAAGGGAGTTACACGTGTATGGAAAATCATTAAAGATTGGAGAGCGAGGAGAGAAAGAAATACAGCATTCAGGGTTTGGAAAAAACCTTATGAAAGAGGCTGAAAAAATTTCCAAAGAAGAGTTTGATTCAAAAAAACTACTAGTCATAAGTGCTGTTGGAACAAGAGAGTATTATCAAAAATTAGGGTATTCGTTATATGGACCATATATGACAAAATCATTGAATTAG
- a CDS encoding lysyl-tRNA synthetase, whose product MSEQEIFGKGIWIDKLAHELIEREKTLGRNLDLIRVESGLGASGVPHIGSLGDAVRAYGVKLALENFGYKSELIAYSDDLDGLRKIPEGFPNSLEEHLAKPVSLIPDPFGCHDSYGMHMSSILLDGLDKMGIKYEFRRARDTYKNGLLKDQIHIILQNSSKIGDKISELVGQEKFQKFLPYFPVCSNCNRLYTAEAFEYLAGEKKVRYKCHDAEIGSKMIKGCNHDGEADITKDLGKLAWKVEFAARWAAFDIRFEAYGKDIMDSVKVNDWVSDEILNFPHPHHVKYEMFLDKGGKKISKSLGNVVTGQRWLEFGSPKSILLLLYKRITGARELGLEDIPSLMNEYNELEDIFFGKIKVDNQAKLIKSKGLYEYVNLLNPPKEPKIHVNYRLLVELGKMFKENRSERVMKKLLDYGVIKNPDQEIEKLIEMAGKFADEFDQQEKIEINMDEPIKKVLKLLVDALNEEKEPEDIQNVIYQIAKSNNVEPRDFFKILYQIILGTSRGPKIGPLITDIGRKKIAKTVSEYI is encoded by the coding sequence ATGTCAGAGCAAGAAATATTTGGAAAAGGAATATGGATTGATAAACTTGCACATGAATTAATAGAACGTGAAAAAACATTAGGCCGAAACTTAGATCTTATAAGAGTTGAAAGTGGATTAGGGGCATCAGGAGTACCACATATCGGAAGTTTAGGGGATGCAGTAAGAGCATATGGAGTTAAACTCGCTTTAGAGAATTTTGGATATAAATCAGAACTCATTGCATATTCAGATGATTTAGATGGATTAAGAAAAATTCCAGAGGGGTTTCCTAATTCGTTAGAAGAACATTTAGCAAAACCAGTATCATTAATTCCAGATCCATTTGGATGTCATGATTCCTATGGAATGCACATGAGTAGCATTCTTTTGGATGGACTTGATAAAATGGGGATAAAATATGAATTCAGAAGAGCAAGAGACACATACAAAAATGGATTATTAAAAGACCAAATTCACATAATTTTGCAGAACAGTTCTAAAATTGGAGATAAAATTTCAGAACTTGTAGGTCAAGAAAAATTTCAAAAATTCCTGCCATATTTTCCAGTTTGTTCAAACTGTAACAGATTGTATACCGCAGAAGCATTTGAGTATCTTGCAGGTGAAAAGAAGGTAAGATACAAGTGTCATGATGCAGAGATTGGCTCCAAAATGATCAAAGGATGCAACCATGATGGCGAAGCAGACATTACTAAAGACTTGGGAAAACTAGCTTGGAAAGTAGAATTTGCTGCAAGATGGGCTGCATTTGACATTAGATTTGAAGCATATGGAAAAGACATCATGGATTCAGTAAAAGTAAATGATTGGGTATCAGATGAAATTTTGAACTTCCCTCATCCACATCATGTCAAATATGAAATGTTTTTGGATAAAGGAGGAAAAAAGATTTCAAAATCATTAGGTAATGTAGTAACAGGACAAAGATGGTTAGAATTTGGGAGTCCAAAATCAATACTATTACTTTTGTATAAAAGAATCACAGGAGCAAGGGAATTAGGATTAGAAGACATTCCATCATTAATGAACGAGTATAATGAGTTAGAAGACATATTTTTTGGAAAGATCAAAGTTGATAATCAGGCCAAATTAATAAAATCTAAAGGACTCTATGAATATGTAAATTTACTGAATCCTCCTAAAGAACCAAAAATTCATGTAAATTACAGATTATTAGTAGAGTTAGGGAAAATGTTCAAAGAAAACAGATCTGAAAGAGTAATGAAAAAATTACTAGATTATGGAGTAATCAAAAATCCAGACCAAGAAATAGAAAAACTAATTGAGATGGCAGGAAAATTTGCTGATGAATTTGATCAGCAAGAGAAAATTGAAATCAATATGGATGAACCTATAAAAAAAGTGTTAAAATTACTAGTGGATGCACTCAATGAAGAAAAAGAACCAGAAGACATTCAAAATGTAATATATCAAATTGCGAAATCAAATAATGTAGAACCAAGAGATTTCTTTAAAATATTATATCAAATAATACTAGGTACTTCAAGAGGACCAAAAATAGGTCCACTGATTACAGACATAGGAAGAAAGAAGATAGCCAAAACAGTTTCAGAATACATCTAA